The Cucumis melo cultivar AY chromosome 6, USDA_Cmelo_AY_1.0, whole genome shotgun sequence genome includes a region encoding these proteins:
- the LOC103483842 gene encoding 40S ribosomal protein S21-2, with the protein MQNEEGKITELYIPRKCSATNRLITSKDHASVQINIGHLDENGIYTGQFSTFALCGFIRAQGDADSALDRLWQKKKVEVRQQ; encoded by the exons ATGCAGAACGAAGAGGGTAAAATTACAGAGCTTTATATTCCCAGAAAATG CTCCGCAACGAATCGGCTGATTACTTCCAAGGACCATGCTTCTGTTCAGATCAACATTGGGCATTTGGATGAGAATGGCATCTACACTGGGCAATTTTCTACTTTTGCTCTCTGCGGTTTCATTCGGGCCCAG GGAGATGCTGACAGTGCACTGGATCGTCTCTGGCAAAAGAAGAAAGTCGAAGTGCGTCAACAATAG
- the LOC107990392 gene encoding translocator protein homolog: protein MPSSNPPFKSRPESKYTKAKRALRSLAVSVAIPVSLTIAVIFLFGRSSRHFPNRNRPIWIGPLWLLQLSSIGSSFLVGLAAWLVWADGGFHGGSNALPLYIAHLSLSVVWSPLVLVIRSVVIAFLFCVLDFVTLFACYRAFERVNPFAKDLMKPCLAWTAYLSAVTYVFIHL from the coding sequence ATGCCTTCTTCCAATCCCCCGTTCAAATCCCGACCAGAATCCAAATACACCAAGGCCAAGAGAGCTCTGCGTTCTCTCGCCGTCTCCGTCGCCATTCCCGTTTCCCTAACAATCGCCGTCATCTTCCTCTTTGGCCGCTCCTCTCGCCATTTCCCCAACCGTAACCGTCCGATTTGGATAGGCCCGCTCTGGCTCCTCCAACTTTCCTCCATTGGCTCCTCCTTCCTGGTCGGCCTCGCAGCTTGGCTCGTTTGGGCGGACGGTGGTTTCCATGGCGGTTCCAATGCTCTTCCGCTCTACATCGCGCACCTTTCTCTCAGCGTCGTTTGGAGTCCTCTGGTGCTTGTGATTCGGTCTGTTGTGATTGCGTTTTTGTTCTGTGTTTTGGATTTTGTGACTCTGTTTGCTTGTTATCGGGCGTTCGAGCGAGTTAATCCTTTCGCTAAGGATCTGATGAAGCCTTGTTTGGCTTGGACTGCGTATCTCTCTGCTGTTACGTATGTGTTCATTCATCTTTGA